A genomic stretch from Frigoribacterium sp. PvP032 includes:
- a CDS encoding glycosyltransferase produces the protein MTDADGPTDPSDTAAWADAPRLTVLIAADTFPPDVNGAANFAERLAVGMAARGHDVHVLAPAASRKHGTFLEQHAGVTLTVHRLYSTRWPLHDWLRFATPWRAEANAERVIRQIQPDVVHIQSHIVIGRAVVRVANRLGIRAVATNHFMPENLLEHTGLPHALRATAVKMAWADASRTYHRVESMTTPTDKAARFLEKAIDVEGVLAVSCGIEASNYTARDDRPEGNRIVFVGRVTAEKQIDVLLRAMTLIDPALESTLTIVGGGDLMRHLQQVSVDLGLAGRVTFAGYLSDAELRRTLTDATVFAMPSIAELQSIASLEAMASGLPIVVADAMALPHLVDDGSNGWLFRPGDSADLAEKLTRVLTASDDDYLAMRRASLRMIEGHDIERTLNVFEGLYRGQPVAPTTDVVSS, from the coding sequence GTGACCGACGCCGACGGACCGACCGATCCGAGCGACACCGCAGCCTGGGCCGACGCGCCGAGGCTGACGGTGCTGATCGCCGCCGACACGTTCCCGCCGGACGTCAACGGCGCGGCCAACTTCGCCGAGCGGCTCGCCGTCGGCATGGCCGCCCGCGGGCACGACGTGCACGTGCTCGCCCCCGCGGCCAGCCGCAAGCACGGCACCTTCCTCGAGCAGCACGCGGGCGTGACGCTGACGGTGCACCGGCTGTACTCGACCCGGTGGCCGCTGCACGACTGGCTGCGCTTCGCGACGCCGTGGCGGGCCGAGGCGAACGCCGAGCGGGTGATCCGTCAGATCCAGCCGGACGTCGTGCACATCCAGTCGCACATCGTGATCGGCCGGGCGGTGGTCCGCGTAGCGAACCGGCTCGGGATCAGGGCAGTGGCGACGAACCACTTCATGCCGGAGAACCTGCTCGAGCACACCGGGCTGCCGCACGCGCTGCGCGCCACCGCGGTGAAGATGGCCTGGGCCGACGCCAGCCGGACGTACCACCGCGTCGAGTCGATGACGACGCCGACCGACAAGGCCGCGAGGTTCCTCGAGAAGGCCATCGACGTCGAGGGGGTCCTCGCGGTGTCGTGCGGCATCGAGGCGTCGAACTACACCGCCCGTGACGACCGGCCGGAGGGCAATCGCATCGTCTTCGTCGGACGCGTCACGGCCGAGAAGCAGATCGACGTGCTGCTGCGGGCCATGACGCTGATCGACCCGGCGCTCGAGTCGACCCTGACGATCGTGGGCGGCGGCGACCTCATGCGGCACCTGCAGCAGGTCAGCGTCGACCTCGGCCTCGCCGGGCGCGTGACCTTCGCCGGCTACCTGTCGGACGCCGAGCTGCGTCGCACCCTGACCGACGCGACGGTGTTCGCGATGCCCTCGATCGCCGAGCTGCAGAGCATCGCGAGCCTCGAGGCCATGGCCTCGGGACTGCCGATCGTCGTCGCGGACGCGATGGCGCTGCCGCACCTCGTCGACGACGGCAGCAACGGCTGGTTGTTCCGCCCTGGCGACAGCGCCGACCTCGCCGAGAAGCTCACGCGGGTGCTCACGGCGTCCGACGACGACTATCTCGCGATGCGCCGCGCCAGCCTGCGGATGATCGAGGGGCACGACATCGAGCGCACGCTCAACGTCTTCGAGGGCCTGTATCGTGGGCAGCCGGTGGCTCCCACCACCGACGTCGTCTCGTCCTGA
- the def gene encoding peptide deformylase produces the protein MAVRPITITGEPVLHARAAEVEVVDDDLRTLVADMFETMDAAPGVGLAGPQVGVGRRLFVYSWVDDDGESWRGVAINPTLWQSPLDIEPLDDEEESEGCLSIPGERFPLRRADSVLLRATDLDGDQYEIEAHGWLARIFQHEYDHLDGVLYADRLEQPLHKAAAKSVKKSGWGVPGKSWLPGVDHLDD, from the coding sequence ATGGCCGTACGACCCATCACCATCACGGGAGAACCCGTCCTCCACGCCCGAGCCGCCGAGGTGGAGGTCGTCGACGACGACCTGCGCACGCTCGTCGCCGACATGTTCGAGACGATGGACGCCGCCCCCGGCGTGGGCCTCGCAGGCCCGCAGGTCGGTGTCGGGCGCCGCCTCTTCGTGTACTCGTGGGTCGACGACGACGGCGAGTCCTGGCGCGGCGTGGCGATCAACCCGACCCTGTGGCAGAGCCCGCTCGACATCGAGCCCCTGGACGACGAGGAGGAGTCGGAGGGGTGCCTCTCGATCCCGGGCGAGCGGTTCCCGCTGCGCCGGGCCGACAGCGTGCTGCTCCGTGCGACGGACCTCGACGGCGACCAGTACGAGATCGAGGCCCACGGCTGGCTGGCCCGCATCTTCCAGCACGAGTACGACCACCTGGACGGCGTCCTCTACGCGGACCGCCTGGAGCAGCCGCTGCACAAGGCCGCAGCGAAAAGCGTCAAGAAGTCGGGCTGGGGCGTGCCGGGCAAGTCGTGGCTGCCGGGAGTCGACCACCTCGACGACTGA
- a CDS encoding DUF1684 domain-containing protein, translating to MTDTRSPADELARFHEARRARAVSPRGPLALVNTQWVDSAQPVWGVAGTWAPAPDGLAGLLVTATSADGVRVDGEVVDGTVLVAGDDAVTPSTVAFSDTLSGTVIANDDRTSWGLRVWDADSEAIRRFGSIDSFEHDPAWVVTADFVPTEAGTQVDIRHQADLDLSRPKPLPGLIRFTLGGVAHELAAFPSGSGERLQLVFGDETNGDSTYSVGRFLFPTPGDDGTIVLDFNQAVLPPCAFSYAFNCPIPPPQNRLPMPIEAGEKNVLAADGTLLH from the coding sequence ATGACCGACACCCGCAGCCCCGCCGACGAGCTGGCCCGGTTCCACGAGGCCAGGCGTGCCCGTGCGGTGAGCCCCCGCGGCCCGCTGGCGCTCGTCAACACGCAGTGGGTCGACTCGGCCCAGCCGGTCTGGGGCGTCGCCGGCACGTGGGCTCCGGCACCCGACGGCCTGGCGGGCCTGCTCGTGACCGCGACGTCCGCCGACGGCGTCCGGGTCGACGGCGAGGTGGTCGACGGCACGGTCCTCGTCGCGGGCGACGACGCGGTGACGCCGAGCACGGTGGCGTTCTCCGACACGCTGAGCGGCACCGTCATCGCCAACGACGACCGCACGAGCTGGGGCCTCCGCGTCTGGGACGCGGACTCCGAGGCGATCCGGCGCTTCGGGTCCATCGACTCCTTCGAGCACGACCCCGCGTGGGTGGTCACGGCCGACTTCGTCCCGACCGAGGCCGGCACGCAGGTCGACATCCGGCACCAGGCCGACCTCGACCTCAGCCGCCCGAAGCCCCTGCCCGGCCTCATCCGGTTCACGCTCGGCGGCGTCGCACACGAGCTGGCCGCGTTCCCGAGCGGCTCGGGCGAGCGCCTGCAGCTCGTCTTCGGCGACGAGACCAACGGCGACAGCACGTACTCGGTCGGTCGGTTCCTCTTCCCGACCCCCGGCGACGACGGCACGATCGTGCTCGACTTCAACCAGGCCGTGCTGCCTCCCTGCGCGTTCTCGTATGCCTTCAACTGCCCGATCCCGCCGCCTCAGAACCGCCTGCCGATGCCGATCGAGGCAGGGGAGAAGAACGTGCTCGCCGCGGACGGCACCCTGCTGCACTGA
- a CDS encoding LLM class flavin-dependent oxidoreductase, whose product MQFGVFSVGDITADPTTGRMPTEHERIKAMVTIAQKVEEVGLDVFAAGEHHNPPFVNSSPTTLLATIAATTERIQLSTATTLITTNDPVKIAEDFAMLQHLADGRVDLTLGRGNTGPVYPWFGKDIRQGINLAIENYALLRRLWTEDVVDWKGHFRTPLQGFTATPRPLDGVAPFVWHGSIRSPEIAEQAAYYGDGFFANHIFWPASHTKQMVELYRSRFEHHGHGRADQAIVGLGGQVFMAKNSQDAKRAFRPYFDEAPVYGHGPSMEDFTSQTPLTVGSPQEVIDRTLGFREYVGDYQRQLFLIDHAGLPLQTVLEQLDILGEEVVPVLRREFASRRAAGVPDAPTHASLVAAAAASAATSSVTSSVTADAASVPSL is encoded by the coding sequence ATGCAGTTCGGAGTCTTCTCCGTCGGCGACATCACGGCCGACCCGACCACCGGCCGGATGCCGACCGAGCACGAGCGCATCAAGGCGATGGTGACCATCGCCCAGAAGGTCGAGGAGGTGGGCCTCGACGTCTTCGCCGCGGGCGAGCACCACAACCCGCCCTTCGTGAACTCGAGCCCGACGACCCTGCTCGCCACGATCGCGGCGACGACCGAGCGCATCCAGCTGAGCACGGCGACCACGCTCATCACGACGAACGACCCGGTGAAGATCGCCGAGGACTTCGCGATGCTCCAGCACCTCGCCGACGGCCGCGTCGACCTGACCCTCGGCCGCGGCAACACCGGCCCGGTCTACCCGTGGTTCGGCAAGGACATCCGCCAGGGCATCAACCTGGCCATCGAGAACTACGCCCTGCTCCGCCGCCTCTGGACCGAGGACGTCGTCGACTGGAAGGGCCACTTCCGCACGCCGCTGCAGGGCTTCACGGCCACCCCGCGTCCGCTCGACGGCGTCGCGCCGTTCGTCTGGCACGGCTCGATCCGCAGCCCCGAGATCGCCGAGCAGGCCGCTTACTACGGAGACGGCTTCTTCGCCAACCACATCTTCTGGCCTGCGTCGCACACGAAGCAGATGGTCGAGCTCTACCGCAGCCGCTTCGAGCACCACGGCCACGGCCGGGCCGACCAGGCGATCGTCGGACTCGGCGGGCAGGTCTTCATGGCCAAGAACTCGCAGGACGCCAAGCGCGCGTTCCGGCCGTACTTCGACGAGGCCCCCGTCTACGGCCACGGCCCGAGCATGGAGGACTTCACGAGCCAGACCCCGCTCACCGTCGGCAGCCCGCAGGAGGTCATCGACCGCACCCTCGGCTTCCGCGAGTACGTCGGCGACTACCAGCGCCAGTTGTTCCTGATCGACCACGCGGGCCTGCCGTTGCAGACGGTCCTCGAGCAGCTCGACATCCTCGGCGAGGAGGTCGTGCCCGTGCTGCGGCGCGAGTTCGCGTCCCGTCGCGCCGCGGGCGTCCCCGACGCCCCGACGCACGCCTCCCTGGTGGCCGCAGCCGCCGCCTCTGCGGCCACGTCCTCCGTCACGTCGTCGGTCACGGCCGACGCCGCGTCCGTCCCGAGCCTGTAG
- a CDS encoding NAD(P)-dependent oxidoreductase → MTTTEGGARGHRAAVTGAADLPPERRPRPGAVSIGPRSSSVFADAVEQAGGELVPLGPETRGLIWLSYRDVAGLEAALAAHDGIEWVQLPWAGVDAFADVLAAHRDRALPLWTSAKGAYAEPVAEHALVLLLSLLRVVPSRVLATTWQTEQRGISLYGRHVVIVGAGGIARELVRLLAPFEVRVTIVRRTAEPVEGVERTVGVELLDEVLPTADVVVLAAAATPGTARLFDARRLALLPPRAVFVNVARGSLVDTDALVAAVRDDRLWGVGLDVTDPEPLPDGHPLWGDPRVIVTPHQADTPEMTAPLLAGRIRHNVRALAGDGHFVGVVDPIAGY, encoded by the coding sequence GTGACCACGACCGAAGGAGGCGCGCGCGGCCACCGAGCGGCCGTCACCGGGGCAGCCGACCTGCCCCCGGAACGCCGGCCTCGACCGGGCGCGGTCAGCATCGGCCCGCGCAGCTCGTCCGTCTTCGCCGACGCCGTCGAGCAGGCGGGCGGCGAGCTCGTCCCGCTCGGTCCCGAGACCCGTGGCCTGATCTGGCTCTCGTACCGTGACGTCGCCGGCCTGGAGGCCGCCCTCGCGGCGCACGACGGCATCGAGTGGGTGCAGCTGCCCTGGGCCGGCGTGGACGCGTTCGCGGACGTCCTCGCGGCGCATCGCGACCGGGCGCTGCCGCTCTGGACGAGTGCCAAGGGCGCCTACGCCGAGCCCGTCGCCGAGCACGCGCTCGTGTTGCTGCTGTCCCTGCTGCGGGTCGTTCCGTCGCGGGTGCTCGCGACGACGTGGCAGACCGAGCAGCGGGGGATCTCGCTCTATGGTCGGCACGTCGTGATCGTCGGGGCGGGCGGCATCGCTCGCGAGCTGGTCCGTCTGCTGGCGCCGTTCGAGGTGCGGGTGACGATCGTGCGGCGCACCGCGGAGCCCGTCGAGGGCGTCGAGCGGACCGTGGGCGTCGAGCTCCTCGACGAGGTGCTGCCCACGGCTGACGTCGTCGTGCTGGCGGCAGCCGCGACCCCCGGCACGGCCCGCCTCTTCGACGCGCGCCGCCTGGCTCTGCTCCCGCCCCGCGCCGTCTTCGTCAACGTCGCGCGGGGGAGCCTCGTCGACACCGACGCCCTCGTCGCCGCCGTGCGCGACGACCGGCTCTGGGGCGTCGGGCTCGACGTCACCGACCCCGAGCCGCTGCCGGACGGCCATCCGCTCTGGGGCGACCCGAGGGTGATCGTCACGCCGCACCAGGCGGACACCCCGGAGATGACGGCGCCCCTCCTGGCCGGTCGCATCCGGCACAACGTGAGGGCACTCGCGGGCGACGGTCACTTCGTCGGCGTCGTCGACCCGATCGCCGGCTACTGA
- a CDS encoding FMN reductase produces the protein MSTRKIVVLSAGLGQPSSTRLLADRLAEASARALLDQGSPAEFRVVELRDLAHDVVDAMLTGFPSEALADVLAAVGAADGVVAVTPVFTGSYSGLFKSFFDVLDNLALTGTPVLIGATAGTARHSLVLDHELRPLFSYLRAVVVPTGVFAAAEDWGAGDATTTGLPERVTRAADEFAALVALRHTERRDPFADVVSFEEQLGRLGVPDEI, from the coding sequence GTGAGCACCAGGAAGATCGTCGTCCTCTCCGCAGGGCTCGGCCAGCCCTCCTCCACGCGGCTCCTCGCCGACCGTCTCGCCGAGGCGAGCGCCCGAGCACTGCTCGACCAGGGCTCGCCCGCCGAGTTCCGCGTCGTCGAGCTCCGCGATCTCGCCCACGACGTCGTCGACGCGATGCTGACGGGCTTCCCGTCGGAGGCGCTGGCCGACGTCCTCGCGGCGGTGGGGGCTGCGGACGGGGTCGTCGCGGTGACTCCCGTCTTCACCGGCTCCTACAGCGGTCTCTTCAAGTCGTTCTTCGACGTGCTGGACAACCTGGCACTGACCGGCACGCCCGTGCTGATCGGCGCGACGGCGGGCACCGCGCGGCACTCCCTCGTGCTCGACCACGAACTGCGTCCCCTGTTCTCCTACCTGCGCGCGGTGGTCGTCCCCACGGGCGTCTTCGCCGCGGCCGAGGACTGGGGCGCCGGCGACGCGACGACCACCGGCCTGCCCGAGCGGGTGACACGGGCCGCGGACGAGTTCGCCGCGCTGGTTGCGCTCAGGCACACCGAGCGCCGCGATCCGTTCGCGGACGTCGTCTCGTTCGAGGAGCAGCTCGGACGACTGGGCGTCCCGGACGAGATCTGA
- a CDS encoding bifunctional 3'-5' exonuclease/DNA polymerase: MFLLVRRLADGDVELTTWRRPGPDQALSRDGVEVVADGDLVEAVRRRESGPEGAAGPRWVWDDTPRWYPRLLEAGVRVARCVDLRLCHALLRAAVATTGSELHGAPRGPWDVPQGADGPRDGLFDVLPESLPDPAGEFLRQRAAIESSPERARLELLTTAESTGALIAVEMRHHGVPWSATVHDRLLSEALGPRPVPGERPALMRDDLDEVRRRLDAPDLNPDSPAELVRALNSAGVFVTSTTKWELERHDHPAVEPLLRYKKRQRLLVANGWSWLDAWVRDGRFRPDYVPAGSVTGRWATSGGGALQLPRAVRAAVVADPGWKLVVADASQLEPRILTGLSGDHAMAAAGEGDLYEGIVASGAVASRAEAKVAMLGAMYGATQGESGRLVPRLARRFPQAMALVETAARTGEQGGVVRTLLGRTSPSPADAAAADELPPEMPRAEVGRDARSWGRFTRNFVVQGTAAEWALCWLGAFRQALHERFGDRGDDAPHLTFFLHDEVVVHAPADTADAVAQLVVEAAAAAGRMLFGDAPVRFPLTVAVVDDYAQAK; the protein is encoded by the coding sequence ATGTTCCTGCTCGTTCGCCGTCTCGCCGACGGCGACGTCGAGCTGACGACCTGGCGTCGTCCCGGCCCCGACCAGGCACTGTCCCGAGACGGTGTCGAGGTCGTCGCCGACGGCGACCTGGTCGAGGCCGTCAGGAGGCGCGAGTCGGGCCCCGAGGGCGCGGCCGGCCCCCGCTGGGTCTGGGACGACACCCCGCGGTGGTACCCGCGCCTCCTCGAGGCGGGCGTCCGCGTCGCGCGCTGCGTCGACCTCCGCCTCTGCCACGCCCTGCTGCGGGCGGCCGTGGCGACGACGGGCTCCGAGCTGCACGGTGCGCCGCGCGGCCCGTGGGACGTCCCTCAGGGGGCGGACGGCCCTCGCGACGGCCTCTTCGACGTGCTGCCCGAGTCGCTGCCCGACCCGGCGGGCGAGTTCCTCCGCCAGCGTGCGGCGATCGAGTCGAGCCCCGAGCGGGCGCGCCTCGAGCTGCTCACGACGGCCGAGTCGACGGGAGCCCTGATCGCCGTCGAGATGCGGCACCACGGCGTGCCGTGGTCGGCCACGGTGCACGACCGTCTGCTCAGCGAGGCCCTCGGCCCGCGTCCGGTGCCCGGCGAGCGTCCCGCGCTGATGCGCGACGACCTCGACGAGGTGCGACGTCGGCTCGACGCGCCCGACCTCAACCCCGACTCGCCCGCCGAGCTGGTGCGGGCCCTCAACTCGGCCGGCGTCTTCGTCACCTCGACGACCAAGTGGGAGCTCGAGCGTCACGACCACCCCGCCGTCGAGCCCCTGCTCCGGTACAAGAAGCGGCAGCGGCTGCTCGTGGCGAACGGCTGGTCCTGGCTCGACGCCTGGGTGCGCGACGGGCGCTTCCGCCCCGACTACGTGCCCGCGGGCAGCGTCACGGGTCGGTGGGCGACGAGCGGAGGCGGCGCCCTGCAGCTGCCGAGGGCCGTCCGGGCGGCCGTCGTGGCCGACCCGGGCTGGAAGCTGGTCGTCGCAGACGCCTCGCAGCTGGAGCCGCGCATCCTCACCGGCCTCTCCGGCGATCACGCGATGGCCGCGGCGGGGGAGGGCGACCTCTACGAGGGCATCGTCGCGAGCGGTGCGGTGGCGAGCCGGGCCGAGGCCAAGGTCGCGATGCTCGGCGCGATGTACGGCGCGACCCAGGGCGAGAGCGGCAGGCTCGTGCCCCGGCTGGCACGCCGGTTCCCGCAGGCGATGGCCCTGGTCGAGACGGCGGCCCGGACGGGCGAGCAGGGCGGGGTGGTCCGCACGCTGCTCGGTCGCACGTCGCCGTCGCCCGCCGACGCCGCGGCCGCGGACGAGCTGCCCCCCGAGATGCCCCGCGCCGAGGTCGGGCGCGACGCCAGGTCGTGGGGTCGCTTCACGCGCAACTTCGTCGTGCAGGGCACCGCGGCCGAGTGGGCCCTCTGCTGGTTGGGAGCCTTCCGCCAGGCGCTGCACGAGCGCTTCGGCGACCGCGGGGACGACGCCCCGCACCTCACGTTCTTCCTGCACGACGAGGTCGTGGTCCATGCCCCGGCGGACACGGCCGACGCGGTCGCGCAGCTCGTCGTCGAGGCGGCAGCGGCCGCCGGCCGCATGCTCTTCGGCGACGCCCCGGTGCGCTTCCCGCTCACGGTGGCCGTCGTCGACGACTACGCACAGGCCAAGTAG
- a CDS encoding ATP-binding cassette domain-containing protein — translation MSPELDLDRPVTTDDLSLTYPARAGHPALRAVDGVTLDIRPGEIVAVLGESGSGKSTLALALAGLVGKGRAPEGRPQISGGAASVFGLDLTRASARRRDRLSAVVGYLAQDDGEALSPDLTVGEAIAEPIYLRDRRFDRREAGRLVTTLVDAVHLPLGTMLKQTWELSSGQRQRVALARSLVLEPRLLVADEPARGVDVLVRQAVLDVIKNLHADRQFSAMVVTSSVSEARAITDRVAVMRGGRLVGLGQIDEVLRDGVDPYVKVLSTTTPIDVIRPDERKRDARERDERERDEHERDARQRDEHRS, via the coding sequence GTGAGCCCCGAACTCGACCTGGACCGCCCCGTCACCACCGACGACCTGTCGCTGACCTACCCCGCGAGGGCCGGCCACCCGGCGCTCCGGGCGGTCGACGGCGTCACCCTGGACATCAGGCCGGGCGAGATCGTCGCGGTGCTGGGCGAGAGCGGGTCGGGCAAGTCGACCCTCGCCCTGGCGCTGGCCGGGCTCGTCGGCAAGGGGCGTGCGCCGGAGGGGCGCCCACAGATCAGCGGGGGAGCGGCGAGCGTCTTCGGCCTCGACCTGACCCGCGCCTCCGCGCGCAGGCGCGACCGGCTCTCGGCGGTCGTCGGCTACCTCGCACAGGACGACGGCGAGGCGCTCAGCCCCGACCTGACCGTGGGCGAGGCCATCGCCGAGCCGATCTACCTCCGTGACCGGCGCTTCGACCGGCGCGAGGCCGGGCGCCTCGTGACGACGCTCGTCGACGCGGTCCACCTGCCGCTCGGGACGATGCTCAAGCAGACCTGGGAGCTCAGCTCCGGGCAGCGGCAGCGCGTGGCCCTGGCGCGGTCCCTCGTGCTCGAGCCGCGCCTCCTCGTGGCCGACGAGCCGGCGCGCGGCGTCGACGTGCTCGTGCGGCAGGCCGTGCTCGACGTCATCAAGAACCTGCACGCCGACCGCCAGTTCTCCGCGATGGTCGTCACGTCGAGCGTGTCCGAGGCCCGGGCGATCACCGACCGGGTGGCCGTCATGCGCGGCGGCCGCCTGGTCGGCCTCGGCCAGATCGACGAGGTGCTCCGTGACGGGGTGGACCCCTACGTCAAGGTGCTCTCGACGACGACGCCGATCGACGTGATCAGGCCGGACGAACGGAAGCGCGACGCGCGGGAGCGCGACGAGCGGGAGCGCGACGAGCACGAGCGCGACGCGCGACAGCGCGACGAGCACCGGTCGTGA
- a CDS encoding DMT family transporter gives MSADLGDLTAQVSLTPYQALGIPIALVGAVFLSIGAQLQSRGVEKVESRLGAAKSGMSVRQVAALVGRPSWVAGTLLLGLAVVFQLTSLNIAPLLVVQPLGAVALVVTAVVNARVTKQRLSTKVKRSIALCVGGIGLFATVAAFAATETPITTRQLVTVLVLLLVVGALLAVAFVLFRHRRNVLFYVIGAGVLYGFVATLAKVVLNRITSGTFDWLEVVCIVMLVAAAVLGGYFVQNAYSSGSPDLVIAGLTVVDPIIAVTIGIVVLGEAATAPPIAAVLFLVAGAVAVAGVFQLAKHQPQKKRVS, from the coding sequence GTGAGCGCTGACCTCGGGGACCTGACCGCCCAGGTGTCGTTGACCCCCTACCAGGCCCTCGGCATCCCCATCGCCCTCGTCGGGGCCGTCTTCCTCTCGATCGGCGCCCAGCTGCAGAGCCGTGGGGTCGAGAAGGTCGAGAGCCGTCTCGGGGCCGCGAAGAGCGGCATGAGCGTGCGCCAGGTGGCGGCGCTGGTCGGCAGGCCGTCCTGGGTGGCCGGCACGCTCCTCCTCGGCCTCGCCGTCGTCTTCCAGCTGACCAGCCTCAACATCGCGCCGCTGCTCGTCGTGCAGCCGCTCGGGGCCGTGGCCCTCGTCGTCACCGCGGTCGTCAACGCGCGGGTGACGAAGCAGCGCCTGAGCACGAAGGTCAAGCGGTCGATCGCGCTCTGCGTGGGCGGCATCGGGCTCTTCGCGACCGTGGCCGCGTTCGCGGCGACCGAGACGCCGATCACCACCCGTCAGCTCGTGACGGTGCTCGTGCTGCTGCTCGTCGTGGGGGCCCTCCTCGCGGTCGCCTTCGTGCTGTTCCGTCACCGCAGGAACGTGCTGTTCTACGTCATCGGCGCCGGCGTCCTCTACGGCTTCGTCGCCACCCTCGCCAAGGTCGTGCTGAACCGGATCACGTCGGGCACCTTCGACTGGCTCGAGGTCGTCTGCATCGTCATGCTCGTCGCGGCGGCGGTGCTCGGCGGCTACTTCGTGCAGAACGCCTACTCGTCGGGCTCTCCCGACCTCGTCATCGCGGGCCTCACCGTCGTCGACCCGATCATCGCCGTCACCATCGGCATCGTCGTGCTCGGCGAGGCCGCGACGGCGCCGCCGATCGCCGCAGTGCTCTTCCTCGTGGCAGGTGCCGTCGCCGTCGCCGGCGTCTTCCAGCTCGCCAAGCACCAGCCGCAGAAGAAGAGGGTCAGCTGA
- a CDS encoding ABC transporter ATP-binding protein has product MTTGPLDQGAQGVQGTQPVRHASQEVPRDERDVAVGITDLRVTFATDGGDVAAVRGVTLDVRAGEVLAIVGESGSGKSVTAKTILRLLPETAVASGAVVLSGKNVLEIGRGAVREMRGTEVAMVFQEPSTALNPVYTVGWQIAEGIRAHGKVGRKEARARAVDILRKVGIPDPETRVDYYPHQFSGGQKQRVVIAMALVLNPSVIVADEPTTALDVTVQAEILDLLRRCRDDFGAAIVLITHNMGVVADLADRVAVMYQGEVVEQATSEALFAAPQDDYTKRLLGSVPVLEPRGAQVQAGEADRDVVVRATGLEIEYPGRLGRGGFRAVKGVDFSIAKGEVLGLVGESGSGKTTIGRAIAGLTRVTGGSLEVLGVEMNGVHERDFKPLRADIGFVFQDPASSFNPLLTIAECVAEPLIVHGRAGDARAARPRVDELMEAVQLPRAFGDRYPHELSGGQRQRASLARSLALEPSLLIADEPTSALDVSVQARVLELFRELQADLGFAALFISHDLAVVNMLADRIGVLYHGDLVESGPNDQVLGAPEHPYTQRLLASLPVPDPAEQAARRRRLAELDARAASSEVA; this is encoded by the coding sequence ATGACGACAGGACCGCTCGACCAGGGCGCACAAGGCGTCCAGGGCACCCAGCCCGTCCGCCACGCCTCGCAAGAGGTGCCTCGCGACGAGCGCGACGTGGCAGTCGGGATCACCGACCTGCGCGTGACCTTCGCGACCGACGGCGGCGACGTCGCGGCGGTCCGCGGCGTCACCCTCGACGTGCGCGCGGGCGAGGTGCTCGCGATCGTCGGGGAGTCCGGCAGCGGCAAGTCCGTGACGGCCAAGACGATCCTGCGCCTCCTGCCCGAGACGGCCGTCGCCTCCGGTGCCGTCGTGCTCTCGGGCAAGAACGTGCTCGAGATCGGCCGGGGCGCCGTGCGGGAGATGCGCGGCACCGAGGTCGCGATGGTGTTCCAGGAGCCCTCGACCGCCCTCAACCCCGTCTACACGGTGGGCTGGCAGATCGCCGAGGGCATCCGTGCCCACGGCAAGGTCGGTCGCAAGGAGGCGCGTGCCAGGGCCGTCGACATCCTGCGGAAGGTGGGCATCCCCGACCCCGAGACTCGCGTCGACTACTACCCGCACCAGTTCTCGGGCGGCCAGAAGCAGCGCGTGGTCATCGCGATGGCCCTGGTGCTCAATCCGTCCGTGATCGTCGCCGACGAGCCGACCACCGCGCTCGACGTGACGGTGCAGGCCGAGATCCTCGACCTGCTGCGTCGCTGCCGGGACGACTTCGGCGCGGCCATCGTGCTGATCACCCACAACATGGGCGTCGTGGCCGACCTGGCGGACCGGGTGGCCGTGATGTACCAGGGCGAGGTCGTCGAGCAGGCGACCTCGGAGGCGCTCTTCGCGGCGCCGCAGGACGACTACACCAAGCGCCTCCTCGGCAGCGTCCCCGTGCTCGAGCCACGGGGCGCGCAGGTGCAGGCCGGCGAGGCCGACCGCGACGTCGTCGTGCGCGCGACCGGGCTCGAGATCGAGTACCCGGGGCGTCTCGGCCGCGGCGGGTTCCGAGCCGTCAAGGGCGTGGACTTCTCGATCGCCAAGGGCGAGGTGCTCGGCCTCGTCGGCGAGAGCGGCTCGGGCAAGACCACCATCGGCCGGGCCATCGCCGGCCTGACCAGGGTCACCGGCGGGTCGCTCGAGGTGCTGGGCGTCGAGATGAACGGCGTGCACGAGCGCGACTTCAAGCCGCTGCGCGCCGACATCGGGTTCGTGTTCCAGGACCCTGCGTCGAGCTTCAACCCGCTGCTGACCATCGCCGAGTGCGTGGCGGAGCCCCTGATCGTGCACGGCCGCGCCGGCGACGCGCGTGCCGCGCGGCCACGCGTCGACGAGCTGATGGAGGCGGTGCAGCTGCCCAGGGCGTTCGGCGACCGCTACCCGCACGAGCTCAGCGGCGGCCAGCGACAGCGCGCCAGCCTCGCCCGGTCCCTGGCGCTCGAGCCGAGCCTCCTGATCGCCGACGAGCCGACGAGCGCGCTCGACGTGTCCGTCCAGGCGCGCGTGCTCGAGCTGTTCCGCGAGCTGCAGGCCGACCTCGGCTTCGCGGCGCTGTTCATCAGCCACGACCTCGCCGTGGTGAACATGCTCGCCGACCGCATCGGGGTCCTGTACCACGGCGACCTCGTCGAGAGCGGCCCGAACGACCAGGTGCTCGGCGCCCCCGAGCACCCGTACACGCAGCGCCTGCTCGCGTCCCTGCCCGTGCCCGACCCGGCGGAGCAGGCGGCGCGTCGTCGCCGTCTCGCCGAGCTCGACGCCCGCGCGGCGTCGAGCGAGGTAGCGTGA